The Bombus fervidus isolate BK054 chromosome 8, iyBomFerv1, whole genome shotgun sequence genome window below encodes:
- the LOC139989639 gene encoding uncharacterized protein: protein MSFSYRSEMDVFYRQYNTYRILLSIVGLWPYHNSIYSTIHRISISVIMLAYIILQVLSLLQSDITFRGCILTLSATCPVIVFFMRYVSSVAMFPVTKYIFDNLRTIDTTLKNQLEVQILMKYVDYSTYIISIFLCKKTFSMFIEFVPVVAITLMSEYLLRNITNTVILRRLYGLCWSWILFASSYVLTPMTLDLLSPLNESRGRYFSYFTMFSHDRIEYIDMACVNILAVCTIGMLSVAATELMLVVFAHYMCGLFDITRYMKLFVCIHIATVYFSQTQLSNQSTQEEWLPFLHVFSYRLRNTIADLSSSRQIDPNFREFRHVVDSHTNTLQFIDYAVSNYMLHYLPPTSVFVVSFSVCLHRLTNAITNANDQTEIFICGIFVICHIVVLYICHYSGQIIIDRSLNVFKESYNSTWYCMPVEAQKLLLFIMLRSSTESVINIFGFFVASHVGFSKMLSTSFSYFTMIYSLQ, encoded by the exons ATCTCTGTCATTATGCTCGcctatataattttacag GTACTATCGCTTTTACAATCTGACATTACATTTCGAGGTTGCATCCTAACGTTATCCGCCACCTGTCCAGTTATTGTCTTTTTTATGCGATATGTCTCTTCCGTAGCAATGTTCCCAGTG ACTAAGTATATTTTTGACAATCTACGCACGATAGACACCACGCTGAAAAATCAACTTGAAGTTCAGATACTGATGAAATATGTCGATTATTCGACTTATATAATCTCCATTTTCTTATGTAAGAAGACATTTTCCATGTTCATAGAATTTGTACCTGTAGTCGCGATTACCTTAATGTCTGAATATTTACTTCGGAATATTAC AAATACTGTTATTTTAAGACGATTATATG GCTTATGTTGGTCGTGGATTTTATTCGCATCATCGTATGTTCTCACTCCAATGACGTTGGATCTGCTGTCGCCTTTGAACGAATCTCGAGGACGTTATTTTTCCTACTTTACAATGTTTTCTCACGACCGCATAGAGTATATTGATATGGCATGCGTGAATATCCTAGCTGTTTGTACAATTGGAATGTTGTCTGTGGCAGCTACAGAACTGATGTTGGTTGTGTTTGCCCACTACATGTGCGGATTGTTCGATATAACTAGGTAT ATGAAACTGTTTGTATGTATTCATATAGCGACAGTGTATTTTAGTCAAACGCAGCTTTCAAATCAGTCGACCCAAGAAGAATGGTTACCT TTTCTGCACGTTTTTAGCTATCGATTGCGAAACACAATTGCGGATCTGTCTTCGTCGAGGCAGATCGACCCGAATTTCAGGGAATTCCGCCACGTTGTGGACAGTCATACGAATACACTACA GTTCATCGATTACGCAGTATCGAATTATATGCTACATTATCTTCCGCCAACTTCTGTGTTTGTAGTTTCTTTCTCTGTGTGTTTGCATCGA CTTACAAATGCTATAACAAATGCGAATGATCAAACAGAAATCTTCATCTGTGGCATATTCGTTATCTGTCATATAGTAGTCTTGTACATATGTCACTATTCTggacaaattataatagatcGTAGTCTGAACGTGTTCAAGGAATC GTATAATTCTACATGGTATTGCATGCCTGTAGAAGCGCAGAAGTTGTTACTCTTTATCATGTTGAGGAGTTCGACGGAAAGTGTGATAAACATTTTCGGATTTTTCGTTGCTTCTCATGTCGGTTTTTCGAAG ATGCTGAGTACGTCTTTCTCGTACTTTACTATGATATACTCTCTTCAGTAG